The following coding sequences lie in one Sorghum bicolor cultivar BTx623 chromosome 6, Sorghum_bicolor_NCBIv3, whole genome shotgun sequence genomic window:
- the LOC8082594 gene encoding auxin response factor 12, whose translation MSSSSGASIGQPPPPPPAPPPEEEKKCLNSELWHACAGPLVCLPTVGTRVVYFPQGHSEQVAASTNKEVDGHIPNYPNLPPQLICQLHDVTMHADVETDEVYAQMTLQPLNPQEQNDAYLPAEMGIMSKQPTNYFCKTLTASDTSTHGGFSVPRRAAERVFPPLDFTQQPPAQELIARDIHDVEWKFRHIFRGQPKRHLLTTGWSVFVSAKRLVAGDSVLFIWNEKNQLLLGIRRASRPQTVMPSSVLSSDSMHIGLLAAAAHAAATNSRFTIFYNPRASPSEFVIPLSKYIKAVFHTRISVGMRFRMLFETEESSVRRYMGTITEVSDADPVRWPSSYWRSVKVGWDESTAGERPPRVSLWEIEPLTTFPMYPSLFPLRVKHPWYSGVAALHDDSNALMWLRGVAGEGGFQSLNFQSPGIGSWGQQRLHPSLLSNDHDQYQAVVAAAAASQSGGYLKQQFLHLQQPMQSPQEQCNLNPLLQQQILQQASQQQMVSPDAQNIQSVLSPNAIQQQLHQLQQMQHAHNDQKQKIQPDQPYQVPSSAVLPSPTSLPSHLREKFGFSDPNVNSSSFISSSSNENMLESNFLQGSSKSVDLSRFNQPVVSEQQQQQQQQAWKQKFMGSQSMSFGGLVSLNSPTSKDGSADNKIGRDVQNQSLFSPQVDSSSLLYNMVPNLTSNVADNNISVIPSGSTYLQSPMYGCLDDSSGLLQNTGENDPAARTFVKVYKSGSVGRSLDITRFSNYAELREELGQMFGIKGQLDDPDRSGWQLVFVDRENDVLLLGDDPWESFVNSVWYIKILSPEDVHKMGKPGNDPRYLS comes from the exons AGAAGAAGTGCCTCAACTCGGAGCTGTGGCACGCGTGCGCCGGCCCGCTCGTCTGCCTCCCCACCGTCGGCACCCGCGTCGTCTACTTCCCGCAGGGCCACAGTGAGCAG GTGGCAGCGTCGACGAACAAGGAGGTCGACGGGCACATCCCCAACTACCCCAACCTGCCGCCGCAGCTGATCTGCCAGCTCCATGATGTCACAATGCAT GCGGATGTGGAGACGGACGAAGTGTACGCGCAGATGACGCTGCAGCCGCTCAACCCA CAAGAGCAGAACGACGCGTACCTGCCCGCGGAGATGGGAATCATGAGCAAGCAGCCGACGAATTACTTCTGCAAGACGCTGACTGCGAGCGACACCAGCACGCATGGCGGCTTCTCCGTGCCCCGTCGTGCTGCCGAGCGCGTCTTCCCCCCTCTG GATTTCACACAGCAGCCTCCAGCACAGGAGCTTATTGCACGGGATATTCATGATGTCGAGTGGAAATTCAGGCATATCTTCCGAG GCCAGCCCAAAAGACACCTGCTGACTACTGGCTGGAGTGTGTTTGTCAGTGCTAAGAGACTTGTTGCTGGAGATTCTGTGCTATTCATATG GAATGAGAAAAACCAGCTTTTGCTTGGAATCAGACGTGCCAGCCGTCCACAGACTGTGATGCCCTCTTCTGTTCTTTCAAGTGACAGCATGCACATTGGGCTCCTTGCAGCAGCAGCTCATGCTGCTGCAACAAACAGCCGCTTCACAATTTTCTATAATCCTAG GGCAAGTCCATCAGAATTTGTTATACCCCTTTCGAAATACATCAAGGCTGTTTTTCACACGCGGATATCAGTTGGGATGCGATTCAGGATGTTGTTTGAGACTGAGGAATCTAGTGTCCGCAG GTACATGGGGACAATAACAGAAGTGAGTGATGCTGACCCAGTGCGTTGGCCTAGCTCCTATTGGAGATCAGTGAAG GTTGGTTGGGATGAATCAACAGCAGGGGAAAGGCCACCTAGAGTTTCTCTGTGGGAAATTGAGCCACTGACAACCTTTCCTATGTATCCATCCCTGTTCCCACTGCGAGTTAAGCATCCTTGGTATTCAGGAGTTGCTGCTCTTCATG ATGACAGCAATGCTTTGATGTGGCTGAGAGGAGTTGCTGGTGAAGGGGGCTTTCAGTCTTTGAACTTCCAGTCACCTGGTATAGGTTCCTGGGGACAACAGAGGCTCCATCCATCCTTACTTAGCAATGATCATGATCAGTATCAAGCAGTGGTTGCTGCAGCAGCTGCCTCCCAGTCCGGTGGTTATCTGAAGCAGCAATTCCTACACCTTCAACAGCCTATGCAATCCCCACAGGAGCAGTGCAATCTCAATCCGCTGTTGCAGCAACAAATACTACAGCAAGCGAGCCAACAGCAGATGGTTAGTCCTGATGCTCAAAACATTCAGTCCGTGCTCAGCCCAAATGCTATTCAGCAGCAGCTCCACCAACTCCAGCAGATGCAGCATGCTCATAATGACCAGAAGCAGAAGATTCAACCAGATCAACCGTATCAAGTTCCTAGCAGTGCGGTTCTCCCAAGTCCAACATCATTACCAAGCCATTTGCGTGAAAAATTTGGCTTTTCTGATCCTAATGTGAactcttctagcttcatcagctctAGCAGCAACGAAAACATGCTGGAATCAAACTTCCTTCAGGGAAGCTCAAAATCTGTGGATTTGTCTAGATTCAACCAACCAGTAGTtagcgagcagcagcagcagcagcagcaacaggcaTGGAAGCAGAAGTTTATGGGCTCACAATCGATGTCTTTTGGGGGCTTGGTTTCGCTTAACTCACCCACTAGCAAAGATGGTTCTGCTGACAACAAAATTGGCCGTGATGTGCAGAACCAGTCCCTTTTTAGCCCTcaagttgactcttcctccctgcTGTACAATATGGTACCTAATTTGACCTCAAATGTTGCGGATAATAATATATCAGTGATTCCTTCTGGATCAACATATCTGCAGAGTCCAATGTATGGTTGTCTGGATGACTCTTCTGGTTTATTGCAAAATACAGGAGAGAATGATCCGGCAGCTAGAACTTTCGTTAAG GTTTACAAGTCAGGATCAGTGGGGAGATCCTTGGACATCACCCGGTTCTCTAATTATGCTGAACTTCGAGAGGAACTGGGTCAGATGTTCGGCATCAAGGGTCAGTTGGACGACCCTGATAGATCAGGCTGGCAGCTTGTATTTGTCGACAGGGAGAACGATGTGCTTCTCCTTGGAGACGACCCATGGGA GTCATTTGTGAATAGTGTATGGTACATCAAGATACTTTCACCGGAGGATGTGCATAAGATGGGAAAGCCAGGAAATGATCCACGCTACCTATCTTAA
- the LOC8070308 gene encoding uncharacterized protein LOC8070308, with translation MASLSRTAAAVAVAVRSAARSAPVTGRVLGAPLPPLASPSAARSARILRSSAAALSAGLETLLPLHSAVAAARLRSCIAVDSSCWCSLSQGYALPL, from the exons ATGGCATCTTTGTCCcggaccgccgccgccgtcgccgtagCCGTGAGGTCGGCGGCCCGCTCCGCACCCGTTACCGGCCGCGTCCTCGGCGCGCCACTGCCTCCCCTTGCCTCGCCTTCCGCTGCCCGGTCCGCCCGGATCCTCCGCAG TTCGGCGGCCGCGTTGTCGGCGGGGCTGGAGACGCTCCTGCCGCTGCACAGCGCGGTGGCGGCCGCGCGGCTTAGGTCCTGCATCGCCGTTGACTCCTCCTGCTGGTGTTCGCTCTCACAAG GATATGCTTTGCCTTTGTGA
- the LOC8070309 gene encoding phytosulfokine receptor 1, translating to MGGFRWLFHFLLVSALLHVVRSGSSLESQACDSADLKALLAFSDGLDSKPAGLVGWGHGDGAACCSWTGVACDLGRVVALDLSNKSLHGGISSALASLDALAALNLSRNALRGAAPEEMARLRSLRVLDLSANALSGPFPAATAAAAGGFPAIVEVNISFNSFDGPHPAFPAAANLTALDISGNNFSGGINSSALCLAPLEVLRFSGNAFSGEIPSGLSRCRALTELSLDGNYFTGNIPGDLYTLPNLKRLSLQENQLTGNLGTDLGNLSQIVQLDLSYNKFTGSIPDVFGKMRWLESVNLATNRLDGELPASLSSCPLLRVISLRNNSLSGEIAIDFNLLPKLNTFDIGTNNLSGVIPPGIAVCTELRTLNLARNKLVGEIPESFKELRSLSYLSLTGNGFTNLASALQVLQHLPNLTGLVLTRNFRGGETMPVDGISGFKSMQVLVLANCLLKGVIPPWLQSLGSLNVLDISWNNLNGNIPPWLGKLDNLFYIDLSNNSFSGELPMSFTQMRSLISTKGSSERSPTEDLPLFIKRNSTGKGLQYNQVSSFPPSLILSNNLLVGPILSSFGYLVKLHVLDLSWNNFSGPIPDDLSNMSSLEVLNLAHNNLSGTIPSSLTKLNFLSKFDVSYNNLTGDIPTGGQFSTFAPEDFDGNPTLCLRNSSCAEKDSSLGAAHSKKSKAALVGLGLGTAVGVLLFLFCAYVIVSRIVHSRMQERNPKAVANAEDSESNSCLVLLFQNNKEFSIEDILKSTNNFDQAYIVGCGGFGLVYKSTLPDGRRVAIKRLSGDYSQIEREFQAEVETLSRAQHENLVLLQGYCKVGNDRLLIYSYMENGSLDYWLHERADSGMLLDWQKRLRIAQGSARGLAYLHMSCDPHILHRDIKSSNILLDENFEAHLADFGLARLICAYETHVTTDVVGTLGYIPPEYGQSPVATYKGDIYSFGIVLLELLTGRRPVDMCRPKGTRDVVSWVLQMKEEGRETEVFHPSIHHKDNESQLMRILDIACLCVTAAPKSRPTSQQLVAWLDNIAEC from the coding sequence ATGGGAGGCTTCCGCTGGCTGTTCCACTTCCTGCTCGTCTCCGCGCTGCTCCACGTCGTCCGTTCCGGTTCCTCCCTGGAGTCCCAGGCGTGCGACTCCGCCGACCTGAAGGCGCTCCTCGCCTTCtccgatggcttggacagcaaaccCGCCGGGCTCGTCGGGTGGGGCCacggcgacggcgccgcctGCTGTTCCTGGACGGGCGTCGCCTGCGATCTCGGGCGGGTGGTCGCGCTGGATCTCTCCAACAAGAGCCTCCACGGCGGCATCTCCTCCGCGCTCGCCTCCCTCGACGCCCTCGCCGCGCTCAACCTCTCCCGGAACGCGCTTCGCGGCGCCGCGCCGGAGGAGATGGCCCGCCTGCGGAGCCTGCGGGTGCTCGACCTCAGCGCGAACGCGCTCTCCGGCCCGTTCCCggctgccaccgccgccgccgccggcggcttcCCGGCGATCGTGGAGGTCAACATCTCCTTCAACAGCTTCGACGGGCCGCACCCCGCGTTCCCCGCCGCGGCGAACCTGACGGCGCTTGATATCTCCGGCAACAACTTCTCCGGCGGCATCAACTCGTCCGCGCTCTGTCTTGCGCCGCTCGAGGTCCTGCGCTTCTCCGGGAATGCCTTCTCCGGCGAGATACCCAGTGGGTTGAGCCGGTGCAGGGCGCTCACCGAGCTCTCTCTCGACGGCAACTATTTCACCGGCAACATCCCCGGCGACCTGTACACGCTGCCCAACCTAAAGAGGCTGAGCTTACAGGAAAATCAGCTTACCGGCAACCTCGGCACTGACCTTGGTAACCTCTCTCAGATCGTGCAGCTTGACTTGtcctataacaagttcacaggCTCCATCCCTGATGTCTTTGGAAAGATGAGGTGGCTAGAGTCCGTAAACTTGGCCACCAATAGGTTGGATGGTGAATTGCCTGCTTCCCTGTCAAGTTGTCCACTGCTGAGGGTGATCAGCCTGAGGAACAACTCGCTGTCTGGTGAGATTGCTATTGACTTCAACTTGCTGCCGAAGCTGAATACTTTTGATATTGGAACCAACAATCTGAGTGGTGTTATACCTCCTGGCATCGCCGTGTGCACCGAGCTAAGGACGCTGAATCTTGCAAGGAACAAGCTTGTGGGGGAGATACCAGAGAGCTTCAAGGAGTTGAGATCCCTGTCGTACCTCTCACTGACAGGGAATGGCTTCACGAACCTGGCATCAGCATTGCAGGTCTTGCAACACCTGCCCAACCTGACAGGCTTGGTGCTCACCAGGAATTTCCGTGGTGGCGAGACAATGCCAGTGGATGGCATCAGTGGGTTCAAGAGCATGCAGGTGCTCGTCCTGGCAAACTGTTTACTGAAAGGCGTAATTCCGCCGTGGCTGCAGAGCTTGGGAAGCCTCAATGTGCTGGACATTTCATGGAACAACTTAAATGGGAATATCCCACCGTGGCTAGGGAAACTGGACAACCTCTTCTACATCGACCTGTCAAACAATTCTTTCAGTGGTGAGCTTCCTATGAGCTTCACGCAGATGAGGAGTTTGATTTCAACTAAAGGCTCAAGTGAGCGGTCACCAACAGAGGACCTCCCATTGTTCATCAAGAGGAATTCAACTGGCAAAGGTTTGCAGTACAACCAAGTCAGCAGCTTCCCACCATCACTTATACTCTCGAACAATCTGCTTGTTGGGCCGATCTTGTCAAGTTTTGGTTATCTTGTGAAGCTTCATGTCCTGGACCTGAGCTGGAACAACTTCTCAGGGCCAATCCCTGATGATCTGTCAAACATGTCGAGCTTGGAAGTGCTAAATTTGGCCCACAACAATCTCAGTGGGACAATACCTTCATCTCTAACTAAGCTGAATTTTCTCTCCAAGTTTGATGTGTCATACAACAATTTGACTGGAGATATCCCTACCGGTGGGCAATTCTCCACATTCGCACCTGAGGATTTTGATGGTAACCCTACACTCTGCCTTCGGAATTCTTCATGCGCAGAGAAGGATTCATCTTTGGGAGCTGCACACAGTAAGAAAAGCAAAGCTGCCCTTGTCGGCCTTGGACTGGGAACTGCAGTTGGGGTTCTCCTTTTTTTGTTCTGTGCTTATGTGATCGTGTCAAGGATTGTTCATTCAAGAATGCAGGAGCGCAATCCAAAGGCTGTAGCAAATGCTGAAGACTCTGAGTCTAACTCTTGCCTGGTGCTGCTTTTCCAAAACAACAAAGAATTCAGCATTGAGGACATCTTGAAGTCCACCAACAACTTTGATCAAGCCTATATAGTTGGATGTGGTGGTTTTGGTCTTGTCTACAAATCAACATTACCAGATGGGAGGAGAGTTGCAATCAAAAGGCTTTCAGGCGACTACTCTCAGATCGAACGGGAATTCCAAGCCGAGGTAGAGACACTTTCACGGGCTCAACATGAAAACCTTGTCTTGCTGCAAGGTTATTGCAAGGTTGGCAATGACCGGCTGTTGATCTACTCATATATGGAGAATGGTAGCTTGGATTACTGGCTTCACGAGAGGGCTGATAGTGGGATGCTGCTGGATTGGCAGAAGAGGCTACGGATTGCACAGGGTTCTGCAAGGGGACTGGCATACCTGCATATGTCTTGTGATCCCCACATACTGCATCGAGATATCAAATCAAGCAATATCCTTCTGGATGAGAACTTTGAGGCCCATCTGGCCGATTTTGGCTTAGCAAGACTCATCTGTGCATATGAGACACATGTCACCACAGATGTCGTGGGAACCTTGGGGTATATTCCTCCTGAATATGGGCAATCACCCGTGGCAACTTACAAGGGTGATATATACAGCTTTGGTATTGTTCTGCTGGAGCTACTCACTGGTCGGAGGCCTGTGGACATGTGCAGGCCAAAAGGGACCAGGGATGTGGTGTCATGGGTGCTTCAGATGAAGGAGGAGGGCAGAGAAACTGAAGTTTTTCATCCAAGCATACATCACAAGGACAACGAAAGCCAGTTGATGAGAATCCTTGACATAGCGTGCCTTTGTGTGACTGCTGCCCCAAAATCAAGACCAACATCGCAGCAGCTAGTCGCATGGCTCGACAACATCGCGGAGTGCTGA
- the LOC8082595 gene encoding uncharacterized protein LOC8082595: MVKKKMMIVGKKILVEPLKKLHYSPSLWYKSSVKAISSDLVRTEAEQVSLDTTGRSCNHGDSCAQNATTEHSVGPLSTKVCGALPTDMVPKGSDYPAPTGVPETSSSAGAKCLGSQGMEGEGRDSPMQNMSLGNSVAQPARYQDPNVTRMPPIICDDPLRISPGISGFPGVKVCNSAPTIIGPPACASLAPTNASKTHEILVPGSTPSPKGRESIVPILVLGNSESAGIKRLNSTPRMTPEGQEFLSRGIASQSPVLHPVKRPGASSSAARPPIYPPGRGKSPYVSTGVRDSLSLSITPKRRYPPVPTAEPKQQGSPAADSTPTSNRPPQAMDAATKVHNAPTPITRERKGQAVAQNKLPRTGLDGCSHVETLIALSTPREKGER; this comes from the exons AtggtgaagaagaagatgatgatagTTGGAAAGAAAATACTTGTGGAACCTCTGAAGAAACTTCATTACTCT CCATCATTATGGTACAAATCTTCTGTTAAAGCTATTTCTAGTGATCTTGTAAGGACTGAAGCAGAGCAGGTATCCTTGGATACAACAGGCAGGAGTTGTAACCATGGTGATTCATGTGCACAAAATGCAACCACTGAACACTCAGTAGGTCCTCTTAGCACCAAAGTATGCGGTGCTCTTCCTACTGACATGGTTCCCAAAGGCTCTGACTATCCAGCACCAACTGGTGTACCAGAAACGTCTAGTTCTGCTGGTGCCAAATGCCTGGGTTCTCAAGGCATGGAGGGTGAAGGTAGAGATTCTCCTATGCAGAACATGTCACTGGGAAACTCTGTAGCTCAACCTGCGAGATACCAAGATCCTAATGTAACAAGAATGCCACCTATAATTTGTGATGACCCTTTGAGGATTTCTCCCGGAATATCTGGATTTCCTGGTGTGAAAGTTTGCAATTCTGCTCCAACAATCATAGGGCCTCCTGCTTGTGCTTCTCTAGCTCCAACTAATGCTTCAAAGACCCATGAGATTTTGGTTCCAGGTTCAACTCCTAGTCCTAAGGGCCGTGAGTCTATTGTGCCAATCTTGGTACTTGGAAATTCAGAAAGTGCAGGCATCAAGCGTCTCAATTCTACACCAAGGATGACACCTGAAGGCCAGGAGTTTCTTTCGCGGGGCATTGCATCGCAGAGCCCTGTTCTTCATCCAGTGAAAAGACCTGGTGCTTCATCATCGGCTGCCAGGCCTCCAATCTACCCACCAG GACGTGGAAAATCACCATATGTGAGCACAGGGGTCCGTGATTCTCTATCGCTGAGCATCACACCAAAACGGCGTTATCCTCCAGTGCCTACAGCAGAGCCAAAGCAACAAGGATCTCCTGCAGCTGATTCAACGCCAACGAGCAATCGCCCACCTCAAGCCATGGATGCGGCCACTAAGGTTCACAATGCTCCTACACCAA TAACCAGGGAGAGAAAAGGCCAGGCTGTTGCACAGAATAAGCTGCCTAGGACAGGCCTTGATGGTTGCAGCCATGTCGAAACTCTCATCGCCCTATCAACTCCGCGAGAGAAGGGCGAGCGTTAG
- the LOC8083096 gene encoding uncharacterized protein LOC8083096, translated as MDKTANVVLDIEGLPQPPDKCCSGSPKMIRALSRKGSNRMERRGSDELEQEDLAKKLIIKVVPSQLEQPLGQIKALVAPHCTPCTPVLIDSGEGRSKRFSRFTSINPRKILLLFATLSSVGTTILIYFTLAINSKAEA; from the exons ATGGACAAAACTGCCAATGTGGTATTGGATATTGAAGGTCTGCCTCAACCACCTGATAAATGCTGCTCCGGAAGTCCAAAAATGATT AGGGCCTTATCACGCAAGGGTTCAAATAGGATGGAAAGGAGGGGCAGTGATGAGCTGGAGCAAGAGGATTTGGCGAAAAAACTTATCATCAAAG TTGTGCCGTCTCAACTGGAGCAGCCCCTGGGCCAGATCAAGGCTCTGGTTGCTCCACATTGTACTCCCTGCACACCTGTTCTTATTGATTCTGGGGAAGGAAGGAGCAAAAGGTTCAGCCGATTCACGTCTATCAACCCTCGGAAAATCCTCCTCTTATTCGCAACGCT GTCGAGTGTGGGGACGACAATACTGATCTACTTCACACTGGCAATCAACAGCAAAGCGGAGGCGTAG